In the genome of Thunnus maccoyii chromosome 15, fThuMac1.1, whole genome shotgun sequence, one region contains:
- the LOC121912641 gene encoding XK-related protein 8-like, with the protein MGVFKFSKVDFLFTCVGWLFLLLDVVLDIWAVVSFYQEKAYVCLGILLLFLVGSSVLVQIFSWLFYSYEDFKRETKVERYLSRGKLKLLHVLQLGIYLRHLGVVEVSVRSFFTTLSDPESTAVFLNHDLSFLRLIETFSESTPQLVLMLTIILQRGDLDPITVLKALGSASAIAVSVTMYHRCMRSFLPDKEKQPPSSSAVYFLWNLFLISSRLIALALFASILPCFIFTHFVCSWLVLFFFAWRSNTDFMEKPCGEWLYRATVGLIWYFDWFNAVEGRTRYRTLLYHGYILADIVLLCSLWCWKMSTEPPSFEIPQLYAIITAACVVSVYILGLLFKIVYYKFYHPNLAKHELKGGPTGDMVDGDINIQTRSLGVDVTVRSMPSSPAPDVKHYSKRMRKLAENFYAS; encoded by the exons AGGAAAAGGCCTACGTGTGTCTCGGtatcctgctgctgtttctggtGGGCTCGTCAGTTCTTGTTCAGATCTTCAGCTGGCTGTTTTATAGTTATGAGGACTTTaagagggagacaaaagttGAGAGGTACCTGAGTCGGGGCAAGCTCAAGCTGCTACATGTATTGCAGCTGGGAATCTACTTAAG GCATTTAGGTGTTGTGGAGGTTTCTGTACGCAGCTTCTTCACAACGTTGTCAGACCCCGAGAGTACCGCAGTGTTCCTGAACCATGACCTCAGCTTCCTGCGGCTCATAGAGACGTTCTCAGAGAGCACCCCTCAACTCGTCCTCATGCTCACCATCATCCTGCAGCGGGGTGATCTGGACCCTATAACAG TGTTGAAGGCGTTGGGGTCAGCCTCAGCCATCGCCGTCAGTGTGACCATGTACCACCGCTGCATGCGCTCCTTCCTGCCagacaaggaaaagcagccGCCGTCCTCATCGGCGGTCTATTTCCTCTGGAACCTCTTCCTCATCTCGTCTCGCCTCATCGCCCTCGCCCTGTTCGCCTCCATTCTGCCCTGCTTCATCTTCACCCACTTTGTTTGCTCCTGGCTGGTTTTATTCTTCTTCGCCTGGAGATCCAACACCGACTTCATGGAGAAACCTTGTGGAGAGTGGCTTTACCGGGCCACAGTGGGCCTCATCTGGTACTTTGACTGGTTCAACGCGGTCGAGGGGAGGACGAGGTACAGGACTCTGCTCTACCACGGGTACATACTGGCTGATATTGTCCTCCTCTGCAGCTTGTGGTGCTGGAAGATGAGCACAGAACCACCTTCTTTTGAAATCCCACAGTTGTACGCTATAATCACTGCTGCCTGTGTTGTTTCAGTTTACATTCTTGGTCTCTTATTTAAAATAGTATATTATAAGTTCTACCATCCAAACCTTGCCAAACACGAGTTAAAAGGGGGCCCTACTGGAGATATGGTGGATGGGGACATCAATATTCAAACTAGGTCTCTAGGCGTAGATGTTACAGTTCGCAGCATGCCCAGCTCACCAGCACCTGATGTTAAACACTACAGTAAAAGAATGAGGAAGTTGGCCGAGAACTTCTACGCCTCCTGA
- the LOC121912638 gene encoding XK-related protein 8-like: MCCSSSTQSRQFKGISVRSSLTDTMVVLKYFLVNCLFTCVGQFFSLLDIVLDIYTAVSFYQEKAYICLGILLLILVGSSVLVQIFSWLFYSYEDCERCLSRSKLKLLHAFQLGIFFRWYESLCVKIGCFSFPDREDIAEYLSHDLSLLRLIETFSESIPQLVLMLTIILQRGHLNPITVLKAVWSALLITVSVTMYHRSMRSFLPDKKKQPPSSSVVYFLWNLFLISSRLTALALFASVLPCFIFIHFVCSWLVLFFFAWRSKTDFMEKPCGEWFYRATVGLIWYFDWFNAVEGRTRYRTLLYHGYILADIVLLCSLWCWKMSTEPPSFEIPQLYAIITAACVVSVYILGLLFKIVYYQFYHPNLAKDELKGGPTGDVVDGDINPQAIILMGDADVDVTVRSMPSSPAPDVKHYNKRMRKLAENFYAS, encoded by the exons ATGTGCTGCAGTAGCAGCACTCAGAGTAGGCAGTTCAAGGGCATTTCTGTGCGCTCTAGTTTGACAGATACTATGGTTGTGCTCAAGTATTTCCTAGTGAACTGCCTCTTCACTTGTGTGGGTCAGTTCTTCTCGCTGTTGGATATAGTGCTGGATATATACACCGCTGTGTCTTTCTACCAGGAGAAGGCCTACATATGTCTCGGTATCCTGCTGCTGATTCTGGTGGGCTCATCAGTTCTTGTGCAGATCTTCAGCTGGCTGTTTTATAGTTATGAGGACTGTGAGAGGTGCCTGAGCCGGAGCAAGCTCAAGCTGCTACATGCGTTCCAGCTGGGGATCTTCTTCAGGTGGTATGAATCTTTGTGTGTTAAAATAGGCTGTTTTTCCTTCCCTGACCGGGAGGATATCGCTGAGTACCTGAGCCACGACCTCAGCTTGCTGCGGCTCATAGAGACGTTCTCAGAGAGCATCCCTCAACTCGTCCTCATGCTCACCATCATCTTGCAGCGGGGTCATCTGAACCCTATAACAG TGTTGAAGGCAGTGTGGTCGGCCTTACTCATCACCGTCAGTGTGACCATGTACCACCGCTCCATGCGCTCCTTCCTGCCAGACAAGAAAAAGCAGCCGCCGTCTTCATCGGTGGTCTATTTCCTCTGGAACCTCTTCCTCATCTCATCTCGCCTCACCGCTCTCGCCCTGTTCGCCTCCGTTCTGCCCTGCTTCATCTTCATCCACTTTGTTTGCTCCTGGCTGGTTTTATTCTTCTTCGCCTGGAGATCCAAGACCGACTTCATGGAGAAACCTTGTGGAGAGTGGTTTTACCGGGCCACAGTGGGCCTCATCTGGTACTTTGACTGGTTCAACGCGGTCGAGGGGAGGACGAGGTACAGGACTCTGCTCTACCACGGGTACATACTGGCTGATATTGTCCTCCTCTGCAGCTTGTGGTGCTGGAAGATGAGCACAGAACCACCTTCTTTTGAAATCCCACAGTTGTACGCTATAATCACTGCTGCCTGTGTTGTTTCAGTTTACATTCTTGGTCTCTTATTTAAAATAGTATATTATCAGTTCTACCATCCAAACCTTGCCAAAGACGAGTTAAAAGGGGGCCCTACTGGAGATGTGGTGGATGGGGACATCAATCCTCAGGCTATAATACTGATGGGAGACGCAGACGTGGATGTTACAGTTCGCAGCATGCCCAGCTCACCAGCACCTGATGTTAAACACTACAATAAAAGAATGAGGAAGTTGGCCGAGAACTTCTACGCCTCCTGA
- the LOC121912642 gene encoding XK-related protein 8-like, with protein sequence MCVFKFSRVDFLFTCVGLLFSLLDIVLDIYAAVSFYREKAYICLGILLLILVGSSVLVQMYSWLLYSYEDCERCLSRSKLKLLHVFQLGIFFRWYESLGVATGCFSFPDQEGIAEYLSHDLSLLRLIETFSESIPQLVLMLTIILQRGHLNPITVLKALGSASAITVSVTMYHRSMRSFLQDKKKQPPSSLAVYFLWNLFLISSRLTALALFASVLPCFIFTHFVCSWLVLFFFAWRSNTDFMESPCGEWLYRATVGLIWYFDWLNAVEGRTRYRTLLYHGYILADIVLLCSLWCWKMSTEPPSFEIPQLYAIITAACVVSVYILGLLFRKVYYKCYHPNLAKDELKGGPTEQELMRSNTISTDVDVDIILQTTSITVHSMPSSPAPNVKCCNKKMRKLAENFYFS encoded by the exons atgtgtgtgtttaagttttCCCGGGTGGACTTCCTCTTCACTTGTGTGGGTCTGTTGTTCTCGCTGTTGGACATAGTGCTGGATATATACGCCGCTGTGTCTTTCTACCGAGAAAAGGCCTACATATGCCTCGGTATCCTGCTGCTGATTCTGGTGGGCTCATCAGTTCTTGTTCAGATGTACAGCTGGCTGTTGTATAGTTATGAGGACTGTGAGAGGTGCCTGAGCCGGAGCAAGCTCAAGCTGCTACACGTGTTCCAGCTGGGGATCTTCTTCAGGTGGTATGAATCTTTGGGTGTTGCCACAGGCTGTTTTTCCTTCCCTGACCAGGAGGGTATCGCTGAGTACCTGAGCCACGACCTCAGCTTGCTGCGGCTCATAGAGACGTTCTCAGAGAGCATCCCTCAACTCGTCCTCATGCTCACCATCATTCTGCAACGGGGTCATCTGAACCCTATAACAG TGTTGAAGGCGTTGGGGTCAGCCTCAGCCATCACCGTCAGTGTGACCATGTACCACCGCTCCATGCGCTCCTTCCTGCAGGACAAGAAAAAGCAGCCGCCGTCTTCTTTGGCGGTCTATTTCCTCTGGAACCTCTTCCTCATCTCGTCTCGCCTCACCGCCCTCGCCCTGTTCGCCTCCGTTCTGCCCTGCTTCATCTTCACCCACTTTGTTTGCTCCTGGCTGGTTTTATTCTTCTTCGCCTGGAGATCCAACACCGACTTCATGGAGAGCCCTTGCGGAGAGTGGCTTTACCGGGCCACAGTGGGCCTCATCTGGTACTTTGACTGGCTCAACGCGGTCGAGGGGAGGACGAGGTACAGGACTCTGCTCTACCACGGGTACATACTGGCTGATATTGTCCTCCTCTGCAGCTTGTGGTGCTGGAAGATGAGCACAGAACCACCTTCTTTTGAAATCCCACAGTTGTACGCTATAATCACTGCTGCCTGTGTTGTTTCAGTTTACATTCTCGGTCTCTTATTTAGAAAAGTATATTATAAGTGCTACCATCCAAACCTTGCCAAAGACGAGTTAAAAGGGGGCCCTACTGAACAGGAGCTAATGAGGAGTAATACAATTTCTACAGATGTGGATGTG